In Blastopirellula sp. J2-11, a single genomic region encodes these proteins:
- the cysK gene encoding cysteine synthase A, whose translation MPRGKSYDDACSAIGDTPMIKINRLVPEGHATVFAKCEFFNPLNSVKDRIGYAMIADAEKSGKINQYTHIIEPTSGNTGIALAFVCAAKGYKLTLTMPESMSLERRALLRVMGANLVLTPAAEGMKGAINTAHEMVEKESGAWLAGQFDNPANPAIHEAMTGPEIWEDSGENIDAIVAGVGTGGTITGVARYIKSKNPDFKAVAVEPTSSPVISGGAPGKHRIQGIGAGFVPKNLDTSVLDEVIKVDDEDAFEWGRQLAKQEGIVAGISSGATMWAAAQLAARPEMKGKRIAVIMASLGERYISTPLFGGLDG comes from the coding sequence ATGCCACGCGGCAAGTCTTATGACGATGCTTGCTCCGCCATCGGTGATACCCCGATGATCAAGATCAATCGCTTGGTTCCTGAGGGGCACGCGACCGTCTTTGCGAAATGCGAGTTTTTCAATCCGCTCAACAGCGTCAAAGATCGGATTGGCTACGCCATGATCGCGGACGCCGAGAAAAGCGGCAAAATCAACCAATACACGCACATCATTGAGCCGACCAGCGGCAACACCGGCATCGCACTAGCGTTTGTCTGCGCCGCCAAGGGTTACAAGCTGACGCTGACCATGCCCGAGTCGATGTCGCTCGAACGCCGCGCACTGCTTCGCGTGATGGGCGCCAACCTGGTGCTTACGCCGGCGGCCGAAGGGATGAAAGGCGCGATCAACACCGCCCACGAAATGGTCGAGAAAGAGTCAGGCGCTTGGCTAGCGGGGCAATTTGATAACCCAGCGAATCCAGCGATTCACGAAGCGATGACCGGTCCCGAAATCTGGGAAGACTCGGGCGAGAATATCGACGCTATCGTCGCAGGCGTCGGCACCGGCGGCACGATCACCGGCGTCGCGCGCTACATCAAGTCCAAGAATCCCGACTTCAAGGCGGTCGCGGTCGAACCGACCAGCTCACCGGTCATCAGCGGCGGAGCCCCGGGCAAGCATCGCATTCAGGGGATCGGCGCCGGGTTCGTGCCCAAGAACCTCGATACGTCAGTCTTGGACGAAGTGATCAAAGTCGATGACGAAGACGCGTTTGAATGGGGACGCCAACTTGCGAAGCAAGAAGGTATCGTCGCCGGCATTAGTAGCGGCGCCACCATGTGGGCAGCCGCCCAATTGGCCGCACGCCCCGAAATGAAAGGGAAACGAATCGCCGTAATCATGGCGAGTCTGGGGGAACGCTATATCTCGACTCCGCTCTTCGGCGGTCTCGACGGTTAA
- a CDS encoding serine/threonine-protein kinase has translation MNLERTELQTDGDLKASEELSLRRTRPPREIPGYSIERFLGAGAYGEVWYAVASNTGRRVAIKFYNHRASLEDSLIAREVEKLVFLSADRYVVQLLDVGWDSDPPYYVMEYVESGSLEDLLKRSGPLPVDRTVEIFHDIVVGLLHAHAKGILHCDLKPANILLDQDGKARLADFGQSRLSHEQKPALGTLFYMAPEQAELSAVPDVSWDVYALGSILYTMLTGDPPFRSAGAIGEIDSAAGLTSRLDRYRQIIQNADPPVAHRDVPGVDRELVDMIDRQLAVNPRRRYPNVQAVLDALRVRQRNRERRPLVWLGVIAPAVLLAIMLAFGFWGYSAAVSDSAEALASKSWVSNQFAAELAATNVAHDIESLFDDAERFAKRPDVLATLQSTLDTPELKDLLSQLRDPNLGMSERAQLVHEFQEHPSREPLQNLITERWAAGNGRYASWFLLDKYGFHIASSAGKSVDSPVGGYYGYRSYFHGGEEDFEHPAIDPRFHASVPPQGGIYPTATDKTHLSAVFLSTASNTWKCAISAPIQVDGETIAVASLTINVGNFPRFEGSPEQFAVLVDERPGPNSGMILQHPLFDELLQSESRLPDQFCEDPKLRVRVESIDKRNVYDYIDPLSQDPAGAALAGPWIAAIQSVRITPGDETDSRSTGLVVLVQEKQASAVGPIHSLGKKLATAGVTAMAIITALAGAMWGFVLRSGSRSSRGTFLGSGASATPIHDQATVILPKKR, from the coding sequence ATGAATTTGGAACGGACCGAACTGCAAACTGACGGCGACTTAAAAGCCTCGGAAGAACTAAGCCTCCGTCGCACTCGCCCCCCCAGGGAAATCCCTGGCTACTCGATCGAACGTTTTCTGGGTGCCGGCGCCTATGGCGAGGTCTGGTACGCCGTAGCGTCCAACACCGGTCGACGCGTTGCGATCAAATTCTACAATCATCGGGCTTCGCTGGAGGACAGTTTGATCGCCCGAGAGGTCGAAAAGCTCGTTTTTCTTTCTGCTGACCGTTATGTGGTGCAACTGCTGGACGTCGGTTGGGATTCGGACCCACCCTACTATGTGATGGAGTACGTCGAGAGCGGGTCGTTAGAAGACTTGCTGAAACGGAGCGGCCCCCTTCCAGTGGATCGCACCGTCGAAATCTTCCACGACATTGTGGTCGGGCTGCTGCATGCCCATGCGAAGGGGATTTTGCACTGTGACTTGAAGCCGGCGAATATTTTGCTGGATCAAGACGGCAAGGCCCGACTCGCCGACTTTGGACAGTCACGACTTTCGCACGAACAGAAACCAGCGCTCGGGACTTTATTTTACATGGCGCCCGAACAGGCCGAACTGAGCGCTGTGCCGGATGTCAGCTGGGATGTCTACGCTCTCGGTTCCATCCTCTACACGATGCTGACCGGAGATCCCCCGTTTCGCAGCGCCGGCGCGATCGGCGAAATCGACTCGGCGGCGGGGCTCACTTCGCGTTTGGATCGTTATCGCCAGATTATTCAAAACGCGGATCCGCCGGTCGCACATCGCGACGTGCCAGGCGTCGATCGCGAACTGGTCGACATGATCGATCGACAGTTGGCGGTCAATCCGCGGCGACGCTATCCCAACGTCCAGGCCGTGCTTGATGCGCTGCGCGTTCGCCAGCGAAATCGGGAGCGTCGCCCCTTGGTTTGGCTAGGAGTAATCGCTCCGGCCGTCTTGTTGGCGATCATGCTGGCGTTTGGTTTTTGGGGCTATTCAGCGGCGGTCAGCGATTCGGCCGAAGCGCTTGCATCCAAAAGCTGGGTCAGCAATCAGTTCGCCGCCGAATTGGCCGCGACCAACGTGGCGCACGATATCGAATCGCTGTTTGATGACGCCGAACGTTTTGCGAAACGTCCTGACGTGCTGGCGACGCTGCAATCGACGCTGGATACTCCCGAACTAAAAGATTTGCTATCGCAGCTGCGTGACCCGAATTTAGGAATGAGCGAGCGAGCCCAACTGGTCCACGAATTTCAAGAGCATCCGTCTCGGGAGCCGCTGCAAAACCTGATCACCGAGCGTTGGGCTGCCGGCAATGGACGTTACGCTAGTTGGTTTCTGCTCGACAAATATGGGTTCCATATCGCGTCGTCGGCCGGCAAATCGGTCGATTCGCCGGTGGGCGGTTACTATGGTTACCGATCTTACTTTCATGGGGGTGAAGAGGACTTTGAGCATCCGGCCATCGATCCTCGATTTCATGCTTCTGTTCCGCCCCAGGGAGGAATTTATCCGACGGCGACCGACAAGACGCATCTCTCGGCAGTCTTTTTAAGTACGGCCAGCAATACGTGGAAGTGCGCAATCTCGGCGCCAATTCAGGTCGATGGCGAAACGATCGCCGTCGCGTCGCTCACGATTAATGTGGGCAATTTCCCCCGCTTCGAAGGTTCGCCTGAGCAGTTCGCCGTCTTGGTCGATGAACGGCCTGGCCCGAATAGCGGGATGATTTTGCAGCATCCGCTCTTTGACGAACTACTGCAAAGCGAGTCGCGTTTGCCGGATCAATTTTGCGAAGACCCGAAACTTCGTGTCCGTGTTGAGTCGATCGACAAGCGAAACGTGTACGACTACATCGACCCATTGTCGCAAGACCCGGCCGGCGCGGCTTTGGCAGGGCCTTGGATCGCCGCGATCCAGTCCGTACGGATTACTCCCGGAGACGAAACCGATTCGCGATCGACCGGCCTGGTCGTCCTGGTGCAAGAAAAGCAAGCATCGGCAGTGGGACCGATTCATTCGCTTGGAAAGAAACTGGCGACGGCCGGAGTCACCGCGATGGCGATTATTACTGCACTAGCAGGAGCGATGTGGGGCTTTGTGCTGCGGAGCGGTTCGCGCAGTTCCCGCGGCACTTTTCTCGGCAGCGGGGCCAGCGCAACGCCGATTCATGACCAGGCGACGGTCATTTTGCCCAAAAAGCGCTGA
- a CDS encoding PhoH family protein, giving the protein MIDHVGQQLPKLFVLDTNVLLHDAKSFRNFEDNDVVIPITVLEELDRFKKGNEDIHFQAREFLRQIDVLTGDILSETGASLGDDHGKLRVVFCHDQDARLNRVFISDSPDNRILNTGLFLQRTSPERRVILISKDTNLRMKAKSLGLQAQDYINDKIESFDKLYTGRRIVENISTEQIDRFFQNGGAVNAVDFPEVQHPTANENFVLRNGSKSVLATFSAGNQLLQRVEKYSPYGIKPRNAEQLFAIKALLDDDIKLVTLAGKAGTGKTLLALASALECSSNYRQILLARPVVPLSNKDLGYLPGDISAKLDPYMQPLFDNLSVIRHQFGENDKQAQKINRMLEMEKLVITPLAYIRGRSLQRMYMIVDEAQNLTPHEVKTIITRAGEGTKVILTGDIQQIDHPYLDSLSNGLSYLINRMVGQPLYAHISLEKGERSDLADLASELL; this is encoded by the coding sequence ATGATTGATCACGTGGGCCAGCAGCTTCCCAAGCTGTTTGTGCTGGACACCAATGTCCTTCTTCACGACGCCAAAAGTTTCCGCAATTTTGAAGACAACGACGTTGTCATTCCAATCACGGTCCTAGAAGAGCTGGACCGGTTCAAAAAAGGAAATGAAGATATTCATTTCCAAGCTCGTGAGTTCCTTCGCCAAATCGACGTACTGACGGGCGACATTCTCTCAGAAACGGGCGCATCGCTCGGCGATGACCACGGCAAGTTGCGCGTCGTTTTTTGCCATGACCAAGACGCTCGCTTGAATCGCGTCTTTATCTCGGATTCCCCCGACAACCGCATTCTTAACACCGGCCTCTTTTTGCAGCGCACGTCGCCTGAGCGACGCGTGATCTTGATCTCGAAAGACACCAACCTGCGGATGAAGGCGAAAAGCCTTGGGTTGCAAGCTCAGGACTATATCAACGACAAGATTGAGAGTTTCGACAAGCTCTACACAGGGCGCCGCATCGTCGAAAACATCTCGACGGAACAGATCGATCGTTTCTTCCAAAATGGCGGCGCCGTCAACGCCGTCGATTTCCCGGAGGTGCAACATCCGACAGCGAATGAAAATTTTGTGCTCCGCAACGGTTCCAAATCGGTGCTGGCGACGTTTAGCGCCGGCAACCAACTTTTGCAGCGCGTCGAAAAATACTCCCCCTACGGGATCAAGCCGCGCAACGCCGAACAGTTGTTCGCGATCAAAGCGCTGCTCGATGACGATATAAAACTGGTCACGTTGGCCGGCAAAGCAGGCACCGGCAAAACCTTGCTGGCGCTCGCGTCGGCGCTCGAATGTTCTTCCAACTATCGACAGATTCTTTTGGCGCGTCCGGTCGTGCCGCTGTCCAACAAAGATCTTGGTTACTTACCCGGCGATATTTCGGCCAAGCTTGATCCTTACATGCAACCGCTGTTCGACAACCTCTCGGTCATTCGACATCAGTTTGGCGAGAACGATAAGCAAGCGCAAAAGATCAACCGCATGCTCGAAATGGAGAAGCTGGTCATCACGCCGTTGGCCTATATTCGCGGTCGAAGTTTGCAGCGGATGTATATGATTGTTGACGAGGCGCAAAACTTAACTCCGCACGAAGTGAAGACAATTATCACGCGTGCCGGAGAAGGAACGAAGGTCATCTTGACCGGCGACATTCAACAGATTGATCATCCTTACCTCGATTCGCTCTCCAACGGCTTGTCCTATTTGATCAACCGCATGGTCGGCCAACCCCTTTACGCGCATATCAGCCTTGAGAAAGGGGAACGCTCGGATCTTGCCGATTTGGCGAGCGAATTGCTGTAA
- a CDS encoding YihY/virulence factor BrkB family protein: MIRRFAARWGVRFWNAVQHSTNRDADVFAACIAFYVYMWMLLAGIVFFATARSLVRESITEQDLRLELRNWIAAESSDETAAAFMNFIREGAQSDTAVIGFGMLGLLLVGATAFAWLERAFSRIFDLEYPASETWRQLLWRIVFYRLRAYVFVMALGFVGVVALALLFAWKQFLIRNGSAWGLSIFLPTQYAASLMFNWLLITLVFWQVPRTNVSFWHALRGALLCTIMWEICRIPIDIFVVTGKMSTFGMVGFLIASMLWLYYAIWIILFGCAYVRFLGDPLPPPTESSP, translated from the coding sequence GTGATTCGACGTTTCGCCGCCCGCTGGGGAGTTCGTTTTTGGAACGCCGTCCAGCATTCAACCAACCGCGACGCGGACGTATTTGCTGCCTGCATTGCGTTTTACGTCTATATGTGGATGCTGCTCGCCGGGATTGTCTTCTTTGCGACCGCGCGATCATTAGTGCGCGAATCCATTACTGAGCAAGATTTACGACTCGAACTTCGCAACTGGATCGCGGCAGAAAGTTCGGATGAAACGGCCGCCGCTTTTATGAATTTCATCCGCGAAGGCGCCCAAAGCGACACGGCGGTCATCGGTTTTGGCATGCTGGGGCTGTTGCTGGTCGGAGCGACTGCTTTCGCTTGGCTCGAAAGGGCCTTTTCCCGAATCTTTGATCTGGAGTACCCAGCCAGCGAGACTTGGCGGCAACTGCTTTGGCGAATCGTCTTCTACCGGCTGAGAGCCTATGTCTTTGTGATGGCGCTCGGCTTTGTCGGCGTCGTCGCGTTGGCTTTGCTTTTCGCTTGGAAGCAGTTCCTCATCCGTAACGGTTCGGCTTGGGGCCTGTCGATCTTTCTACCAACGCAATATGCGGCCAGCTTGATGTTTAACTGGTTGTTAATCACGCTCGTTTTTTGGCAGGTTCCCCGCACCAACGTCAGTTTCTGGCACGCTCTCCGCGGAGCGCTCCTCTGCACCATCATGTGGGAAATCTGCCGCATTCCGATCGACATCTTTGTGGTCACCGGCAAGATGTCGACGTTTGGGATGGTCGGTTTTTTGATCGCCAGCATGCTTTGGCTTTACTATGCGATCTGGATCATTTTGTTCGGCTGCGCGTATGTTCGGTTTCTTGGAGATCCGCTTCCGCCGCCCACCGAATCCTCGCCATAA
- a CDS encoding DUF4112 domain-containing protein yields the protein MRRFVDIMENAVRIPGTRYRIGLDALLGLIPGVGDFVTATAAFVLLWEARRLGIPFGKRAKMVGYIFFDMLIGIVPLVGDLFDVAYKSNTRILKMIEAHIAQHGDATVNPASRINVPKFLKRPQAIKPRPEQ from the coding sequence ATGCGACGATTCGTTGACATCATGGAGAATGCGGTTCGCATACCCGGCACGCGATACCGCATTGGCCTCGACGCGTTGTTGGGGCTTATTCCAGGAGTTGGCGATTTTGTCACCGCGACGGCGGCTTTTGTATTGTTATGGGAGGCTCGAAGGTTGGGGATACCTTTTGGCAAACGCGCTAAAATGGTGGGCTACATTTTTTTTGACATGCTGATTGGCATCGTGCCGCTGGTAGGCGATCTGTTTGACGTCGCCTACAAGTCAAACACGCGGATTCTAAAAATGATCGAAGCGCACATCGCTCAGCATGGCGATGCAACGGTGAATCCGGCGAGCCGAATCAATGTGCCAAAATTTTTAAAGCGGCCCCAAGCGATCAAACCGCGACCAGAACAATAA
- a CDS encoding acetylxylan esterase, which yields MRQLSSLFFALVFAMPLCGQEIKALYDEAELPKFTLPDPLVAADGTKITSAEAWRKIRRPELLAMFEAEVYGKAPSPRKISSRVLNEGAVFGGKATRRQVRIFLTGKEDGPYVDLLLYLPKSSSPVPVVAALNFKGNHSTSDDPEVLLPESWMRANDADGIKNHTATEKSRGAAKARWPIERIVDRGYALATAYYGDIDPDFNDQFQNGVHPSFYAEGQTKPAADEWGSIAAWAFGLSRIVDYLEQQDAIDHDRMIVMGHSRLGKTSLWAGATDERLALVISNNSGCGGAALSRRRFGESVRRINKSFPHWFCDNFVKYGDNEDACPVDQHELIALIAPRPVLICSAEEDRWADPHGEFLSGLYADPVYRLLGTDGLAVEEMPPLDQLVNSRIGYRIRPGKHDVTLSDWEAYLDFADKQLTSK from the coding sequence ATGCGACAACTGTCTTCGCTCTTTTTTGCGCTGGTGTTCGCCATGCCTTTGTGCGGCCAAGAGATCAAAGCTTTGTACGACGAAGCCGAACTCCCCAAGTTTACGCTCCCCGATCCGCTCGTCGCCGCCGATGGAACCAAAATCACGTCGGCCGAAGCGTGGCGAAAAATTCGCCGTCCCGAATTGCTCGCCATGTTTGAGGCCGAGGTCTACGGCAAGGCGCCAAGTCCGCGAAAAATCAGCAGTCGCGTCTTGAATGAAGGAGCCGTGTTTGGCGGCAAAGCGACGCGTCGCCAGGTTCGGATCTTTTTGACCGGCAAAGAAGATGGCCCGTATGTCGACCTGCTGCTTTACCTGCCCAAAAGCAGTTCTCCGGTTCCGGTCGTTGCGGCGCTCAACTTCAAAGGAAATCATTCAACCAGCGATGATCCAGAGGTCTTGTTGCCCGAGTCTTGGATGCGAGCCAACGACGCTGATGGAATCAAAAACCATACCGCGACCGAAAAATCGCGCGGCGCTGCGAAGGCGCGTTGGCCGATCGAGCGCATCGTTGATCGCGGTTACGCTTTGGCGACTGCCTACTACGGCGATATCGATCCCGACTTTAACGACCAGTTCCAAAACGGCGTTCATCCCTCATTCTATGCCGAAGGGCAAACGAAACCTGCGGCTGACGAGTGGGGCAGCATCGCCGCTTGGGCGTTTGGTTTGTCGCGGATTGTCGACTATCTGGAGCAACAAGACGCAATTGATCATGACCGCATGATCGTCATGGGGCATTCGCGTCTCGGCAAAACCTCGCTTTGGGCAGGCGCGACCGACGAACGTTTGGCGTTGGTGATCTCGAACAACTCCGGCTGTGGAGGCGCAGCGCTCAGCCGCCGACGCTTCGGAGAATCGGTCCGCCGCATCAACAAGTCGTTTCCGCATTGGTTTTGCGACAACTTTGTGAAGTACGGCGACAACGAAGACGCTTGTCCGGTCGATCAGCACGAACTAATCGCACTCATCGCACCACGTCCCGTTTTGATCTGCAGTGCCGAAGAAGATCGTTGGGCCGATCCCCATGGTGAGTTTCTGTCGGGGCTTTACGCCGACCCGGTCTATCGCTTGCTGGGAACTGACGGCCTGGCGGTCGAAGAAATGCCGCCGCTAGATCAGCTGGTCAACAGCCGCATCGGCTACCGGATCCGTCCCGGCAAACACGACGTTACGTTAAGTGACTGGGAAGCCTATCTCGACTTCGCCGACAAGCAGCTCACGAGCAAATAG
- a CDS encoding flagellar biosynthesis protein FlhA — translation MDYSSILSRYIGREVCVSTFGHIKLRGEVAAIYEDCVRLINASSQGETEDAAWSIDPEHHGQETLVHFHHIVAISCGDEDLLDIPVVADHGKSPWYAEPEEKVEVSLPESNEPWRSYLAMDRLSLEVGQSLISIVAPESKDFYDRMTAVRCQLADSLGIVVPNIRMRDSRQLGDNEYRILIDENELARARFGPGKYIALDMGTATETLEGSPGVDPTFGGPGIWIRSDQQQEAEKAGYLVIEPSMLLVTHLQETLRRHAHEMLSLDDVRRLIEMHRDEQSAEVEELRASPLSLSTIHAVLVRLLEEGVSIKNFSRVLESLVRHGARTSDVELLVAAVRVRMGRQICQRFLDRDGRVHAIGLEPDLEDRLLELNDAGAGRKARPWVERLIDNLADSFQQLEEQQQPTALVTSIDLRCNLWRMITAQLPRVSVLSFAEVPRNTEIYWEMRVAADDIGLPESGARTSSGAKPYAQTAHLMEKLGEKMPRQPR, via the coding sequence ATGGATTACTCCTCGATACTTTCACGATATATCGGCAGAGAAGTCTGCGTTTCGACCTTTGGCCACATCAAACTGCGCGGAGAAGTCGCGGCGATCTATGAAGATTGCGTTCGACTGATCAACGCCAGTTCGCAGGGGGAGACCGAAGACGCCGCCTGGAGTATCGATCCAGAGCATCACGGGCAAGAGACGCTTGTCCATTTCCACCATATTGTCGCGATCAGCTGTGGCGACGAGGATTTGCTCGATATTCCGGTCGTCGCCGACCATGGCAAGTCGCCGTGGTACGCCGAACCGGAAGAGAAAGTCGAAGTGAGTCTGCCGGAATCAAACGAGCCATGGCGTTCGTATCTAGCGATGGATCGACTCTCCCTGGAAGTTGGACAATCGCTGATCTCGATCGTCGCGCCAGAGTCGAAAGACTTTTACGATCGGATGACGGCCGTACGCTGTCAGCTAGCCGATTCGCTGGGGATTGTCGTGCCCAATATCCGCATGCGAGATAGCCGGCAACTGGGCGACAACGAGTATCGCATTCTGATCGATGAGAACGAACTTGCCCGCGCTCGCTTTGGCCCCGGCAAATATATCGCGCTCGATATGGGCACAGCGACCGAAACGCTGGAGGGTTCGCCCGGCGTTGATCCGACTTTTGGCGGACCTGGAATCTGGATTCGGTCTGATCAACAACAGGAAGCCGAAAAAGCAGGGTATCTGGTGATCGAGCCGAGTATGCTGCTGGTCACCCATCTGCAAGAGACCCTGCGTCGTCACGCACATGAGATGCTGTCGTTGGATGACGTACGTCGATTGATTGAAATGCATCGCGATGAACAATCGGCCGAAGTCGAAGAACTGCGGGCCAGTCCATTGTCGTTGTCGACCATCCATGCCGTGCTCGTGCGTCTGTTAGAAGAAGGAGTCTCGATCAAGAACTTCTCTCGCGTGCTGGAATCGCTCGTGCGACATGGCGCTCGCACTAGTGATGTTGAACTGCTGGTCGCGGCGGTGCGCGTTCGCATGGGACGCCAAATCTGCCAGCGTTTTCTGGATCGTGACGGCCGCGTCCATGCGATCGGACTAGAGCCTGATTTGGAAGACCGCTTGTTGGAGCTCAACGACGCCGGCGCCGGCCGCAAAGCTCGTCCTTGGGTCGAACGCTTGATCGACAACTTGGCCGACAGCTTCCAGCAGCTTGAAGAACAGCAGCAGCCGACCGCACTGGTGACCTCCATCGATTTGCGCTGCAACTTGTGGCGGATGATCACGGCGCAATTGCCGCGGGTCTCGGTGCTGAGTTTTGCCGAAGTACCGCGCAATACCGAGATTTACTGGGAGATGCGAGTAGCGGCCGACGATATCGGACTGCCCGAAAGCGGTGCACGAACCAGCTCTGGCGCCAAGCCGTATGCCCAAACAGCTCATTTGATGGAAAAATTGGGGGAGAAAATGCCGCGTCAGCCGCGCTGA
- a CDS encoding FxsA family protein yields the protein MLGILLLLFILIPTAELALLLFLAGATDPLFTLALVVVTGVIGSMLARNQGFATYRRIQSEFAQGRMPTDSLFDAILISLAGVLLITPGILTDLTGFALLIPFLRKPIKIWLIEWGKKHFQLTTSATVDGFTTTSSPSQAPETEILDSYVVEAPKDD from the coding sequence GTGCTGGGAATCCTACTGTTACTTTTTATCTTGATCCCCACGGCCGAGTTGGCGCTGCTGCTGTTTCTGGCAGGCGCAACCGATCCGTTGTTTACGCTGGCGCTGGTGGTGGTCACCGGCGTGATCGGGTCGATGCTAGCACGAAATCAAGGGTTTGCGACCTACCGCCGAATTCAAAGCGAATTCGCCCAAGGCCGTATGCCGACCGATTCGCTGTTTGACGCCATTTTGATCTCGCTGGCCGGCGTGCTGTTGATCACGCCGGGCATCTTGACCGATCTTACCGGTTTCGCGCTGCTGATTCCCTTCCTACGTAAGCCGATCAAAATTTGGCTGATCGAATGGGGAAAAAAGCACTTTCAGCTTACGACCTCCGCCACGGTCGACGGGTTCACAACGACTTCTTCTCCTTCGCAGGCCCCCGAGACGGAGATCCTTGACTCGTATGTGGTCGAAGCTCCTAAAGATGACTAA